Proteins from a genomic interval of Rhipicephalus microplus isolate Deutch F79 chromosome 6, USDA_Rmic, whole genome shotgun sequence:
- the LOC119167298 gene encoding phospholipase ABHD3, producing the protein MAIIPRMKLSTRAELAVCVSCAVYVVYYILVVVRKPRLVCRAGRLRRFLSANMDEFIKSYYWAPIWCFGANLQFLFGCLYNSWLPRLSYRRELFVLSDRGLVALDWVNEEQPGPVVILAGGGFTDSQSRPWRALLPALATLGCPCVVVNGRGCGVPLTTHRVTYVASVSDIAEVADEVHRRYPQECVVGVGVSLGGLQMALYLSQWGPRAQLDAVVAVSAPFQLGLASRNLGRWSTNMLLNVWMTRRLVRLLRHNEEMVYGTREFDADKVLRCWTLSSFNKRYAAPVYGFSFVEDFYENCSLKGQLDMVKRPLVFLVASDDTLNPRGAFPEEEIAKSPWLAAVVTPRGGHMGFVDGCLWPRQPFYLERFVTSFVRGVQQLYRSRGLQALHSLGE; encoded by the exons ATGGCCATCATACCGCGCATGAAGCTGTCCACCAGGGCCGAACTCGCCGTGTGCGTGTCGTGTGCCGTGTACGTCGTCTACTACATCCTGGTCGTGGTGCGCAAGCCGCGGCTCGTCTGCCGCGCCGGCCGCCTGCGCCGCTTCCTTTCGGCCAACATGGACGAATTCATCAAGAGCTACTACTGGGCCCCGATCTGGTGCTTCGGCGCCAACCTGCAGTTCCTCTTCGGCTGCCTCTACAAC AGCTGGCTTCCACGGCTGTCGTACAGACGCGAGCTCTTCGTGCTCTCGGACCGCGGTCTCGTGGCCCTCGACTGGGTGAACGAGGAGCAGCCGGGTCCGGTGGTGATCCTCGCTGGCGGCGGTTTCACGGACAGCCAGAGCCGGCCCTGGCGCGCCCTCTTGCCAGCGCTGGCGACTCTCGGCTGCCCCTGCGTGGTGGTCAATGGCCGCGGCTGTGGCGTCCCTCTGACCACTCATCGAGTCACCTACGTGGCCAGTGTCAGCGACATCGCAGAG GTGGCGGACGAGGTGCACCGACGGTACCCGCAAGAGTGTGTTGTTGGCGTGGGCGTGTCCCTGGGCGGACTGCAGATGGCGCTGTACTTGAGCCAGTGGGGTCCCCGCGCGCAGCTTGACGCGGTGGTGGCCGTGTCAGCACCTTTTCAGTTGGGGCTGGCCAGCCGCAATCTAGGCCGCTGGAGCACGAACATGCTGCTTAATGTTTGGATGACGCGCCGTTTGGTGCGCCTCCTGCGCCACAACGAGGAGATGGTGTACGGTACC AGGGAATTCGATGCAGACAAGGTGTTGCGTTGCTGGACGCTGTCCTCATTCAACAAGCGCTACGCAGCTCCGGTGTACGGCTTCTCCTTTGTGGAGGATTTCTACGAAAACTGCAGCCTCAAG GGACAGCTGGACATGGTGAAACGCCCCCTGGTGTTCCTCGTGGCGTCTGATGACACGCTGAACCCGCGCGGCGCCTTTCCGGAAGAGGAAATCGCCAAGTCGCCCTGGCTTGCCGCAGTGGTGACACCCCGCGGCGGCCACATGGGTTTCGTGGACGGCTGTCTCTGGCCACGGCAGCCCTTCTACCTGGAACGCTTTGTCACGTCGTTCGTCCGAGGCGTGCAGCAGCTGTACAGATCTCGCGGACTACAGGCGCTACACAGCCTGGGCGAGTGA